One window from the genome of Gimesia aquarii encodes:
- a CDS encoding PilZ domain-containing protein — MEQTPWSRPTMDDLKQVLESFGNSEAVNVRDVDRLELSVPAEVKTLRGNTISAMTREISRQGLGLLHKGMINPGEVTVKLASETREFEYRVKIMWCTPCENGMFISGGEFITKPED, encoded by the coding sequence ATGGAACAGACCCCATGGAGCCGTCCTACGATGGATGACCTTAAACAAGTCTTGGAAAGCTTCGGAAACAGCGAAGCCGTCAATGTCAGAGACGTAGATCGCCTTGAACTCTCTGTGCCTGCTGAAGTGAAGACATTACGTGGAAATACGATTTCTGCGATGACCCGAGAAATCAGTCGTCAAGGGCTAGGTCTACTGCACAAAGGCATGATCAACCCCGGAGAAGTTACCGTGAAGCTGGCAAGTGAAACTCGGGAATTTGAATACCGCGTCAAAATTATGTGGTGTACCCCCTGTGAGAACGGCATGTTCATCAGTGGCGGAGAATTCATTACCAAACCGGAAGATTGA
- the nusB gene encoding transcription antitermination factor NusB: MSLRKQARHLVVQMLYQVDLNPDITAGEVRRMIEEHGRNQTVRAFAWKLFTGVTEYKKQLDEEIVKVAENWSLERMAVTDRNILRLGAYELLHTETPSSVVLDEAIELAREFGSAQSSQFVNGILDKLIPGKTQLDQKTDRKLDNPWAT, translated from the coding sequence ATGTCTCTTCGAAAACAGGCGCGACATCTAGTTGTGCAAATGTTATATCAAGTCGATCTCAACCCTGATATTACCGCAGGTGAGGTTCGTCGTATGATCGAAGAGCATGGCCGTAATCAGACAGTCCGCGCGTTTGCCTGGAAATTGTTTACGGGTGTCACAGAGTATAAAAAACAACTTGATGAGGAAATTGTGAAAGTTGCTGAAAACTGGAGCCTTGAACGAATGGCGGTCACAGATCGAAATATCCTCAGGCTTGGGGCTTACGAATTACTTCATACTGAAACCCCTTCTTCAGTCGTTTTGGATGAAGCAATCGAATTAGCACGTGAGTTTGGTAGCGCGCAGTCTTCGCAATTCGTCAATGGAATTCTCGACAAGTTAATTCCGGGGAAAACTCAACTTGATCAGAAGACTGATCGCAAACTCGATAACCCTTGGGCTACGTGA
- a CDS encoding efflux RND transporter permease subunit encodes MMVSSFYKKYSKQLIWGVFCTLPILTFLAELLPSNNDIETWLPKDSDVRVVYDRFKAEFGAEEIILVAVQDGLSKKPLIEATASRIETLPTVRQCWTPERLKKILNEFKVEPEEIDRRLNGLLINSEKNIAGICVLLSDRGIKNRAATVEGIREKLEYNQLTGREVQLAGAPVVIAELDRLGSQKNNKKFFIITLLISLGLLYYSFREWKKTLATLGLTIWAINLTTALIYLGGGEMNFILGALSVMVMVFTLAISIHVHHYVASCIHEDDPLASALRIAWKPCFLATLTTTIGLFSLTVSEIGPVVQFGYAASIGTFVSLITGLGLTPAVLTIWPIDPETIHAGEKNWNFQRCANWIIDHAGRVSIAAIFLVLISGAGLFNLRTKIDPLDFLPAQGRVIQDVRSIQNDLTELDSVEAIVDFGDKEIPFIQKIERVRKLEEIIKQHSAVRHTMSLASFFPKEFPESPFETARLLSHAKSSHGENDFVSDGERLWRISARVSSGADLPQDQIYDELAVMIDDPDVILTGVAPLLRRAQKQIFVGFWESFSMAFLIITVVMIISLRSIKAGLVAMVPNLTPICIVFGILGWYQIPIDIGIMMTASIALGIAVDGTFHFLVRYQSQYRLTKNSAQSSRDSLLMTGEPIFTAAVITGAGMMALTLSNFVPTARFGYMMTSLLIAALVGDLILLPSLLALRPQKPTDDGSTDRNDSNELLERQHPSAPHFLKDNRQGTKDQSKKAVA; translated from the coding sequence ATGATGGTCTCTTCTTTTTATAAAAAGTATAGTAAGCAATTAATCTGGGGGGTGTTTTGCACACTTCCCATTTTGACCTTTCTTGCAGAGTTACTACCCTCCAACAATGACATCGAAACCTGGTTGCCCAAAGATTCCGATGTTCGCGTGGTTTATGATCGGTTCAAAGCTGAATTTGGAGCGGAAGAAATTATTCTTGTCGCGGTACAAGATGGCTTAAGCAAAAAACCACTCATCGAAGCGACCGCCAGTCGTATTGAAACACTGCCAACAGTCAGGCAATGTTGGACTCCAGAACGACTCAAAAAAATCTTAAACGAGTTTAAAGTGGAGCCTGAGGAAATCGATCGACGTTTGAATGGACTGTTGATTAACTCCGAAAAGAATATTGCCGGTATTTGTGTACTACTTTCTGATAGAGGGATTAAAAACCGTGCAGCCACGGTGGAAGGAATTCGCGAAAAGCTCGAATATAACCAGTTGACTGGGAGAGAGGTTCAACTTGCAGGAGCCCCTGTCGTAATTGCTGAGCTGGACCGCCTGGGTAGTCAGAAGAACAATAAAAAATTCTTTATTATCACATTACTGATCAGCCTGGGATTATTATATTACTCATTCCGAGAATGGAAGAAAACACTCGCCACACTCGGGTTGACCATTTGGGCCATCAATCTGACAACGGCATTAATTTATCTGGGAGGGGGTGAAATGAACTTCATCCTGGGGGCTCTCTCAGTCATGGTAATGGTCTTTACGCTTGCGATTTCCATCCACGTACATCATTATGTTGCCAGTTGCATTCACGAAGATGATCCGTTGGCCTCTGCATTACGTATTGCGTGGAAACCTTGTTTTTTGGCGACGCTCACTACTACGATTGGTCTCTTTTCTTTAACAGTCAGTGAAATTGGTCCCGTTGTTCAATTTGGATATGCGGCTTCGATCGGGACATTTGTGTCTTTGATTACAGGGTTAGGACTTACTCCAGCTGTGTTGACCATTTGGCCCATTGATCCTGAGACGATACATGCCGGTGAGAAAAACTGGAATTTTCAAAGGTGTGCCAACTGGATCATTGATCATGCCGGTCGAGTTTCAATTGCGGCGATTTTCCTTGTTCTGATCTCTGGTGCCGGACTATTCAACCTGAGAACGAAAATTGATCCTCTCGACTTTTTACCCGCGCAAGGAAGAGTTATCCAGGATGTGCGTTCGATTCAGAATGATCTTACCGAATTAGATTCGGTTGAAGCGATCGTCGATTTTGGAGACAAAGAGATACCATTCATTCAGAAAATAGAACGGGTTCGCAAACTGGAAGAAATCATTAAACAGCATTCTGCTGTCAGGCATACGATGTCGCTTGCGAGTTTTTTTCCGAAAGAATTCCCGGAAAGTCCATTTGAGACAGCACGGTTGTTATCGCACGCGAAATCTTCGCATGGCGAGAATGATTTCGTTTCAGATGGCGAACGCTTGTGGAGGATTTCAGCGAGAGTCAGTAGCGGTGCTGATTTACCACAAGATCAGATTTATGACGAACTTGCAGTCATGATTGACGATCCTGACGTGATCCTGACGGGGGTTGCACCATTACTGAGACGGGCACAAAAACAAATTTTCGTTGGATTCTGGGAAAGCTTTTCAATGGCTTTTCTGATCATCACTGTGGTTATGATTATTTCTCTTCGCTCAATTAAAGCCGGTTTAGTTGCGATGGTTCCCAACTTGACTCCCATTTGTATTGTATTCGGAATTCTGGGTTGGTATCAAATTCCCATCGATATTGGAATCATGATGACTGCCAGTATCGCATTGGGGATTGCCGTCGATGGGACATTTCATTTCCTGGTGCGTTATCAAAGCCAATATCGACTTACTAAAAATTCGGCACAGTCTTCAAGAGACTCTCTACTGATGACGGGAGAGCCGATTTTCACAGCGGCAGTAATTACTGGTGCAGGCATGATGGCTCTCACGCTGAGCAATTTTGTTCCCACGGCACGCTTTGGTTACATGATGACTTCGTTGCTGATTGCTGCTTTGGTCGGTGATCTCATTTTACTTCCAAGTTTATTGGCACTTCGACCTCAGAAACCGACTGATGATGGAAGTACTGATCGCAATGACAGCAATGAGCTGCTGGAACGACAACACCCAAGTGCACCCCATTTTCTCAAGGACAATCGACAGGGAACGAAAGACCAATCAAAGAAAGCAGTTGCATAA
- a CDS encoding HEPN domain-containing protein codes for MPQLPIEETSRDPGRESGSSLELCMQRTGFVVVKIGLLTRSLTTVYALVIALCCLMVGCLRTPAEVVSQSEKSPHDPVISSKSSSSFNYFQLKKKSSDDEAVARVKVNEPSSVDHRTHTKPVDDTGRVEIIADTSTRPHYSTEKIRKTVKHPSESWRSKSLIESAKKYPSKVSGSYYHRNSDRVKLATRYGSVDQSGSSGIRRVSNLKFDSLDHDESTKKKVEATTSTDQLRSREMNRYFNQLAQGKVSSSQIKQLENELHQDLEHAKPTFEGISDEMRRMQVSSILERAKRELKQENYEYAAFLAEQALESSYQGHIAFGPEEESPQMLLQRIKKNMPANFDSEVQKIEHTNPQIQTNGGQRVQNFQFSPSPVHPLKRRSVINPKQMRPQTRPSTDSIQELPMIVPRNVGTDRPQTAKPNVRKQVPVSPGISLDSPAFEPYPAFEQKPAEQLEIPFPEKTTQQETPSRSQPALGLELEEVPDEPPAKVRLSGPEPVHQDPVEDAADLSKPGPQLMLPKLPVVPQDLTSQSFGHNQSRQATILNSSEQNQSKQSVPVKFQSKKTKTVQHVQAPGTENSSIAGESKSGLNESGLTLDEIEWELDEEKRPERESQWSGMSTLLLIVGGMIILLLSSIIVILLRRSNPSI; via the coding sequence ATGCCTCAACTCCCCATTGAGGAAACTTCCCGCGACCCAGGCAGAGAATCGGGTTCAAGTCTCGAACTTTGCATGCAGAGAACAGGATTTGTCGTTGTGAAGATCGGTCTATTAACACGAAGCCTTACAACGGTTTATGCGTTGGTGATTGCCCTCTGTTGTCTCATGGTGGGCTGCCTTCGAACACCAGCAGAAGTCGTTTCTCAATCTGAGAAGAGCCCCCATGATCCTGTTATAAGTTCAAAAAGCAGCTCTAGCTTTAATTATTTTCAGTTGAAAAAGAAATCTTCTGACGATGAGGCAGTGGCCAGGGTTAAAGTCAATGAACCTTCTTCAGTCGATCATCGCACTCATACAAAGCCTGTAGATGACACGGGGCGTGTAGAGATCATTGCTGACACTTCAACAAGGCCTCACTATTCAACAGAGAAAATAAGGAAAACGGTAAAACATCCGTCTGAAAGCTGGCGATCGAAATCATTGATTGAATCCGCCAAGAAGTATCCTTCAAAGGTTTCTGGTTCATATTATCATCGTAATTCAGATCGCGTTAAACTGGCAACTCGATACGGTTCTGTTGATCAAAGCGGCTCCTCAGGCATACGTCGGGTATCGAATCTCAAATTCGATTCTTTAGATCATGATGAGTCCACAAAGAAAAAAGTGGAAGCAACGACTTCGACAGACCAGTTGAGGTCTCGCGAAATGAATCGCTATTTTAATCAGTTAGCTCAGGGAAAAGTTAGTTCTTCACAGATTAAGCAATTGGAGAACGAATTACATCAGGATCTGGAACATGCAAAGCCGACGTTCGAAGGAATCAGTGACGAAATGCGACGAATGCAGGTTTCGTCCATCCTGGAGCGCGCGAAGCGTGAACTCAAACAAGAGAATTACGAATATGCCGCATTTTTAGCAGAGCAGGCATTAGAGTCGAGCTATCAGGGACATATTGCCTTTGGCCCTGAAGAAGAATCGCCGCAGATGTTACTCCAGCGTATCAAAAAAAACATGCCGGCCAATTTTGATTCTGAAGTACAAAAAATTGAACATACCAATCCACAGATTCAAACAAATGGCGGTCAAAGAGTACAAAATTTTCAATTCTCGCCTTCCCCCGTTCATCCATTGAAAAGACGTTCTGTAATCAATCCAAAACAGATGCGTCCTCAAACTCGACCTTCAACTGATTCGATACAGGAATTACCAATGATCGTTCCCCGTAATGTGGGGACAGATCGTCCGCAGACAGCGAAACCTAACGTTCGTAAACAAGTTCCAGTTTCCCCCGGAATTTCTTTGGACTCACCTGCGTTTGAGCCATATCCAGCTTTTGAACAAAAACCGGCAGAGCAATTGGAAATCCCTTTTCCTGAAAAGACGACACAACAAGAGACGCCGTCCAGATCGCAGCCTGCTCTAGGACTTGAGCTTGAAGAAGTTCCAGATGAGCCACCAGCCAAAGTTCGCCTAAGCGGACCAGAGCCTGTGCATCAAGATCCAGTAGAAGATGCCGCTGATTTATCGAAGCCAGGGCCTCAATTGATGCTCCCTAAGCTGCCTGTGGTACCTCAGGATCTTACATCTCAATCTTTCGGTCATAATCAGTCTCGTCAGGCAACAATTCTCAACAGCTCAGAACAAAACCAGTCGAAACAATCCGTACCTGTTAAATTCCAATCAAAAAAAACCAAGACTGTTCAGCACGTCCAGGCACCAGGTACGGAAAATAGTTCGATTGCAGGGGAAAGCAAGTCAGGTCTGAATGAATCAGGACTGACACTCGATGAAATTGAGTGGGAGCTTGATGAAGAAAAAAGACCAGAACGAGAAAGCCAGTGGTCGGGGATGTCGACGTTGTTGCTCATTGTAGGGGGAATGATCATTCTCTTATTGTCATCGATTATCGTCATCTTGTTACGACGCAGTAATCCTTCAATCTGA
- a CDS encoding SDR family oxidoreductase produces the protein MGYHLITGATGLLGRYLIRDLASAGVPLAVLVRPTRRMTADQRIDMIMGFWDDQMGRELPRPVVLEGNINEENLGLSTKQLEWVSQNVDRVLHSAASLSFYSTSQESEPWRSNVGGVKKVLDFCKTTGIKKFDHVSTAYVCGLRTGRIMESDVDVGQEPGNDYERSKLQAELLVRGAEHIESLTVFRPAIIIGDSKTGFTNTFHGFYAALQLGHTLTQMQTPDETGRLYAKSRFTLDGDESKNLIPVDWVSAVMAYIITHPKHHGKTYHLTPLNPVQSRLVHDVLQWTCNFYGSEFAGAGVELEDPSEVERLFYDHIRVYNSYWRDDPVFDSTNTQTAAPHLPCPHIDRELLTRLSQVAIDMNFSWNDRTPHRFGVT, from the coding sequence ATGGGATATCATCTGATAACAGGCGCTACAGGATTACTGGGAAGATACTTGATCCGGGATTTAGCGTCTGCTGGTGTGCCTTTAGCTGTGTTGGTTCGCCCCACCAGACGAATGACTGCTGATCAGCGAATCGACATGATCATGGGGTTCTGGGACGATCAAATGGGACGCGAATTACCGCGACCTGTTGTTCTTGAAGGAAACATTAATGAGGAGAATTTGGGGCTGAGTACGAAGCAACTTGAGTGGGTGTCACAAAATGTTGATCGAGTCCTGCATTCCGCTGCCAGTCTCTCGTTTTACAGCACAAGTCAGGAAAGTGAGCCTTGGAGATCAAATGTAGGTGGGGTCAAAAAAGTTCTTGATTTTTGCAAAACAACGGGAATCAAAAAGTTCGACCATGTTTCTACTGCGTATGTTTGTGGCTTGCGTACAGGCAGAATCATGGAATCGGACGTTGACGTCGGTCAGGAACCGGGAAACGACTATGAGCGAAGTAAACTTCAAGCTGAGTTGCTGGTCAGAGGCGCAGAGCATATTGAATCATTAACCGTGTTCAGACCTGCTATCATTATTGGAGATTCAAAAACCGGATTTACGAATACATTTCATGGCTTTTACGCTGCTTTACAACTAGGGCATACCTTAACTCAGATGCAGACTCCGGATGAAACGGGACGGCTCTATGCAAAATCCCGATTCACATTGGATGGTGATGAATCGAAAAACCTGATACCCGTAGATTGGGTTTCTGCTGTGATGGCATATATTATCACTCACCCTAAGCATCATGGTAAAACCTATCATTTGACACCACTGAACCCGGTACAATCACGTCTCGTGCACGATGTGCTTCAGTGGACATGCAATTTTTATGGATCAGAATTTGCGGGAGCAGGGGTAGAACTCGAAGATCCTTCAGAAGTTGAGCGGCTGTTCTATGACCATATCCGTGTCTACAATTCGTACTGGCGGGATGATCCAGTCTTTGACAGTACCAATACTCAAACAGCAGCGCCACATTTACCTTGTCCACATATCGACCGAGAGCTGTTGACCAGACTGTCTCAAGTGGCGATCGATATGAACTTCAGCTGGAATGATCGCACACCACATCGATTTGGAGTCACGTAG
- the ribH gene encoding 6,7-dimethyl-8-ribityllumazine synthase, whose translation MNHKLIEGDLLARDATFAIVVSRWNDLITRKLLEGALETIRRHGGSEENVSVVWVPGSFELPLVADRLAKSGRYQAVCCLGAVIQGSTMHHDYINHQVAAGIMRSGQESGVPVLFGVLTCETMEQALDRAGGKVGNKGCEAALAAIEMVNLLKTIDQDSP comes from the coding sequence ATGAACCATAAACTGATTGAAGGCGATTTACTGGCCCGCGACGCAACATTTGCGATCGTCGTTTCGCGCTGGAATGATTTGATTACTCGTAAGTTGCTGGAAGGGGCTTTAGAAACAATCCGCCGCCATGGTGGCTCGGAAGAGAATGTTTCTGTTGTATGGGTGCCTGGATCATTCGAATTACCTCTTGTCGCAGATCGTCTGGCCAAAAGTGGGCGTTATCAGGCGGTATGCTGTCTGGGAGCAGTCATCCAGGGTAGTACGATGCACCATGATTATATCAATCATCAAGTTGCAGCAGGGATTATGCGAAGTGGTCAGGAAAGTGGTGTCCCTGTCCTATTCGGAGTACTCACTTGCGAAACGATGGAGCAAGCGCTCGATCGCGCCGGTGGAAAAGTAGGAAACAAAGGCTGCGAAGCCGCCTTGGCAGCAATTGAGATGGTAAACCTTCTGAAAACCATCGATCAAGATTCGCCATAA
- a CDS encoding class I SAM-dependent methyltransferase: MQNQISESSSDVIFWHPGMECCDEIWEAAYCRFETPKQEMKKFIKRLCQLGVDRWEKHQQVVELFCGQGMGLHALKKLGFSSIEGVDLSPHLLNQYQGTAQLYVGDCRDLKFEENSRDVLIVQGGLHHLPDLPSDLKQTLEEMSRVLRPGGHVIIVEPWLTPFLRFVLCVSKNKPLRKLWPKLDAFAVMTEQELTTYEQWLGQPVEILTLLNRYFDVEQQRITFGKLMYVGRKS; the protein is encoded by the coding sequence ATGCAAAATCAAATTAGTGAGTCTTCTTCGGACGTCATTTTTTGGCATCCAGGAATGGAATGCTGCGATGAAATCTGGGAAGCCGCGTATTGTCGTTTTGAGACGCCAAAACAAGAAATGAAAAAGTTTATCAAAAGGCTTTGTCAGTTGGGCGTTGATCGGTGGGAGAAGCATCAACAAGTTGTTGAGTTATTTTGTGGACAAGGCATGGGACTACATGCCCTGAAAAAATTAGGGTTTTCTTCAATTGAAGGAGTTGATCTGTCACCACATCTACTCAATCAATATCAGGGAACGGCACAATTATATGTTGGTGATTGCCGGGATTTAAAATTTGAAGAAAATAGCCGGGATGTTTTAATAGTTCAAGGTGGATTGCATCATTTACCGGATTTACCTTCGGATCTTAAGCAGACTTTAGAAGAAATGAGTCGAGTCCTTCGTCCAGGGGGGCACGTTATTATAGTTGAGCCGTGGCTGACTCCTTTTCTTCGTTTCGTACTATGTGTCAGTAAAAATAAACCATTAAGAAAGCTGTGGCCCAAGTTAGATGCATTTGCTGTCATGACTGAGCAGGAGCTGACAACCTACGAACAATGGTTGGGCCAGCCTGTGGAAATCTTGACGCTCTTAAACCGGTACTTCGATGTTGAACAGCAAAGAATTACGTTTGGGAAGTTGATGTATGTCGGTAGAAAGTCCTGA
- a CDS encoding deoxyribonuclease IV, whose amino-acid sequence MPLLGAHQSIAGGYYKAVDAAAEFGMDCVQIFTKNNNQWRAKPLTDKDVSLFQERLKTTGVGHPCSHMSYLINLASPKDELWNKSIDAVVVELERAEALGLEGAVMHPGSFVTSSEQEGLDRIVAAIDQIHQQTENFKTQIWLETTAGQGSNLGFRFEQLAYLLEQVQEDERLGICVDTCHIFAAGYPLIKKKEYQSTMAEFDNVIGLDRIRAFHLNDSKCEFGSRKDRHENIGQGFLGLEPFRHLLNDPVFHDRPMYLETPKAEEDGIPLDQINMETLRKLCKA is encoded by the coding sequence ATGCCATTGCTGGGAGCACACCAGTCTATTGCTGGTGGATATTATAAAGCCGTAGATGCCGCAGCCGAATTTGGAATGGATTGTGTGCAGATCTTTACCAAAAACAATAATCAATGGCGGGCTAAGCCATTGACTGATAAAGACGTCAGTCTCTTTCAAGAACGATTGAAGACGACCGGAGTAGGGCATCCTTGCTCACACATGAGTTATTTGATTAATCTGGCAAGCCCCAAAGATGAGTTATGGAATAAATCGATTGATGCCGTCGTCGTTGAGTTAGAACGTGCAGAAGCATTAGGGTTGGAGGGGGCAGTCATGCATCCTGGCAGCTTTGTAACTTCCAGTGAACAGGAGGGGTTAGACCGGATTGTTGCTGCCATTGATCAGATACATCAGCAAACGGAGAATTTTAAAACACAGATCTGGTTGGAAACAACAGCAGGTCAGGGGTCAAATCTGGGGTTTCGATTTGAACAATTAGCTTATTTACTGGAGCAGGTGCAAGAAGATGAGCGATTGGGAATTTGTGTTGACACTTGTCACATCTTTGCCGCTGGTTATCCATTAATTAAAAAAAAGGAATACCAGTCTACGATGGCAGAGTTTGATAATGTGATTGGCTTAGATCGTATCCGCGCATTCCACCTGAATGATAGTAAATGTGAATTTGGAAGTCGCAAGGACCGTCATGAAAATATCGGACAGGGTTTTCTGGGATTGGAGCCATTCCGACACTTACTGAATGATCCAGTTTTTCATGACCGTCCTATGTACCTTGAGACTCCCAAGGCCGAAGAAGACGGCATCCCGCTGGACCAAATCAATATGGAAACGTTACGCAAGCTTTGTAAAGCCTGA
- a CDS encoding glycosyltransferase family 2 protein, with translation MNEKWLTIVIPALNEEDAIGSTISRSLEAREEICQAADLDGVEIIVVSDGSTDKTAEIAQSFDDVQVIVFDDNQGYGAAIKEGWRRGRGDLVGFLDADGTCDPRFFANLCKTAQDENADITLGSRLGADSQMPAIRKAGNRMFAFLLGLLCGRKVTDTASGMRVVRRSALKHLYPLPDGLHFTPAMSARALMNDLRIIEIPMKYEERIGESKLSALWDGFRFLRAIGEGVLCYRPEKIFLTGFSICMLFILVLAAYPTEFYFQNQRLEEWMIYRFVVCQFIGSLGITLLLASALANRMALLSSRRDESIGFWSSVVASLFTGKSLFVMVTLFSGLSIGFLWPGIVEFATSGKITLHWSRLIAGAFTLFTVMQALIFFVLMKVVAIWSIEQLSIEKSTFDPTQKESLEILNKKHQKLTSMAETSQQLMK, from the coding sequence ATGAATGAGAAATGGCTTACAATCGTCATTCCTGCATTAAATGAAGAAGATGCGATTGGATCTACAATCTCTCGAAGCCTCGAAGCTAGAGAGGAGATTTGTCAGGCAGCTGACTTAGATGGTGTAGAAATTATAGTTGTCAGTGACGGATCAACAGACAAGACAGCTGAAATTGCTCAAAGCTTCGATGATGTGCAAGTTATCGTTTTTGACGATAATCAGGGATATGGGGCCGCCATCAAAGAAGGTTGGAGACGCGGGCGTGGAGATCTGGTCGGATTCCTCGATGCAGACGGAACCTGTGATCCACGCTTTTTTGCTAACTTATGCAAGACCGCGCAAGACGAAAATGCTGATATCACACTTGGCTCGCGGTTGGGAGCAGATTCACAAATGCCGGCAATCCGCAAAGCGGGTAACCGGATGTTTGCATTCCTGCTAGGCTTATTATGTGGCAGAAAAGTGACGGATACAGCCAGCGGTATGCGGGTTGTACGTCGCTCGGCACTGAAACACCTTTATCCACTCCCTGATGGATTACATTTCACCCCGGCGATGAGTGCGCGCGCCTTAATGAACGATTTACGGATTATAGAAATCCCGATGAAATATGAAGAACGGATCGGGGAAAGTAAACTGAGCGCGCTTTGGGACGGGTTTCGATTTCTCAGAGCAATCGGTGAAGGGGTTCTGTGCTATCGGCCCGAAAAGATTTTCTTGACAGGCTTTTCTATTTGTATGTTATTCATACTGGTCCTGGCGGCCTACCCAACAGAGTTTTACTTTCAAAACCAGAGACTTGAAGAATGGATGATCTATCGGTTTGTGGTTTGTCAGTTCATTGGTTCATTGGGAATTACGTTATTACTTGCTTCAGCGCTTGCAAATCGGATGGCTTTACTCAGTTCACGTCGTGATGAATCGATTGGCTTCTGGTCATCGGTTGTTGCCAGTCTGTTTACCGGTAAATCTCTTTTTGTAATGGTGACTCTCTTTAGCGGATTGAGCATCGGATTTTTATGGCCAGGAATCGTTGAGTTTGCAACTTCGGGCAAGATTACTTTGCATTGGTCACGTTTAATTGCAGGAGCATTTACTCTTTTCACTGTGATGCAAGCACTGATCTTTTTTGTACTCATGAAAGTAGTTGCGATTTGGAGCATTGAACAACTTTCCATAGAAAAAAGCACTTTTGATCCAACTCAGAAAGAATCTCTTGAAATTTTGAATAAGAAACATCAAAAACTCACTTCCATGGCAGAGACTTCACAACAGCTAATGAAGTGA